A region of the Litchfieldia alkalitelluris genome:
AATGTTGCTTAAACATATGGTAATCGAGCCTCTCAGAAAGGTCTGGATATAATTTTGCAGTTTTTCAGCATAAGAATTGACCAATTTAAAGTCTTCTCGATGATCACTTTGGATTAAAAACACTAAATAACCTTGATCGGTTATACTGTTCCATAATTCAAACCGCTCCTGAAAAATCTCTTCAGAAATGTTATTAACGGCAAATTCAATCAATGACATAGACTTAAGATCATAGCCTTCAAATCCATCATCTAGTCGAATAACGATCATCGCAAATAAATCATCTAATTTAAATGAATTAAACACTGCTAGTTTTTTTTCTAAATGGTTAAGATCAACTACATCATTCTTCAACAAATCATTTAGTAGCTGATTTTTCAATATTGGCATATTTTCATCTAATGTATGCTTAATACGTTGATATGAAATAGTCTCCTTTATCTCGGTTTCAATTTTTCGAATGATATCCAACACCGTTTTTATCAACAACTTAATATCAACTGGTTTAAGTAAATAATCGACCGTTTGTTGCCTTATTGCCTTCTGAGCATATTGAAAATCATCATACCCTGATAAAATAATTGTTTTGATGTTTGGGGAAAAAGTTTTAATTTTTTCATTTAATTCAAAACCATTCATTTCAGGCATCTGAATATCCGTTATCATGATATCAATGACTTGTTTGTCTGAAATTTTCAAAGCTTCATGTGCAGAATAAGCTTTATGCACCTCTTTTATACCATATTCTTTCCATGGAATAGTAAGGGCAAGACTATCAACAACAGAGGTTTCATCATCAACAATCAGTAATTGGCACATAAGGTAAACCTCCTTCAAGATTGTGATTTGGCCAAAATAAGGTTATACATAAACCACCCAAGGTACTATTGGTTATCTCAATCCCAGCTGGATTTTCATAATGAATCGCCATACGTTGATTAATATTCCATAATGCACAGCCAATTTTATCGTCTAATGGTACATTAATCCGTTCATACAGTTTCTGAATTTCCTCTTTAGACATGCCATTTCCGTTGTCTTCGACAATAATACGATACAGCTTGTCCTCCTTGATTCCAGTAATTCGAATAAATCCTGCACCATGCTTCTTTTCAATTCCATGAATGACACTATTCTCTACCAAAGGCTGAATGAGAAGCTTAGGTATCAACAAAGATCTCATTGAATCAGGAATGTTAATTTCAAACTTGAGACGCTCCATCCTAAGTTGCTGAATATTAAGATAATTCTTCACGACATCGATTTCTTTTTCAAGTGCTGTCATGGGTGTATCCAGCCGAGTTGAGTAACGAAAATAGGATGCTAAATTATGTGTCATTGCCTCCACGGCATCATCATTTCCTAGGCGATTCATATTGTTAATAAAAAACAAGCAGTTATATAAAAAATGGGGATTAATTTGAGCCTGTAGCTTTTTAATCATCGCTTCTCTTGATATGACCTTTTCTTTGTAAACCCTCTCGACTAAATTTTCAATTTCTTCAACCATTTCATTAAAGTTTTTATAAAGAATATCAAACTCATTATTACTTTTATTATTTATCCTGTAAGAGTAATCTCCACTCCTAATACTTCTTACTCCTTTTAGCATGATAATTATAGGGAGCTGCACTTTTCGATAGAGATAGATTAAAGTAATAATACTACCAATAAAAAGGATCATACATGTCACATAAAAGATTTTCTTTGTTTGAGTAATTGGTTGAAGTACGACATCCAATGGTAAATAGTCTACTAAGTACCAGTCCAAAGACTTAGAGCGAATAAAATTAACCATGTATTGTGTTCCGTCTATTGTGATGATTTCTGTTCCTTCGTCACGATTTTTTAAAGAATGGGAAAGCGTTAACATTACTTCTTGTAAAATTTCTTTATCAGAACCTTCATACATGATGACTGAATTGGCAATATTTAAAAAAAAGGGATTATTATTTTCAATTTTAGCGTCATTGACGATTTGTTGTAGGTTGTTCTTTGGGAATGTTATGCGAATAGTAAATGTGTCATTTTGCCGAAATGTTTCAAACCTTTCATTGGTTGAATTATATGTCCACATTAGGGGACTATTCTGCCTTTCAGGAGGTGGTTTCATATCATTCGTTCCAATCCATTTATCAATTAAATGTGAATAAACAGAAATTTGGTTATTCCATCCTTGGGAAAATCTATGCATATCGATCATATTCTCGACTTCTAATCTTAATTTAACTTGTTCATAATTATCCAAGATATCGATGGATGAGAGTAACTTAATAGTTGACTTTACTTCCATTGAGATGGCTAGTATACTTAATTGATCTACACTATAATCAACATGGTTAACGAGTTGTCGTAATCGATTAAGATTATTTTCTTGAATATCATTTTGGACAGTTTTTAAACTTGTATTAATGATATTTGTGTACATGATGATGACAATTGTAGTTGATAGTAAAATTAATAGAAGGACTGTGTAGAAAGTTCGATAATGTTTTAGCATGAAGTACTCCTTTCCCATCAGAAACAGGCCCATTTTGATGATTTGTCTATCTTAATTATATCACTCTTCTAATCTTCAATATAGTAATTTGGTACTCTTTTTTGTCGGATAGGTATAATAATACTAATATTGGTCCCTTGAAAATAGCCCGACAAATCCTTTGTCGGGCTATCATGATTCATAAAATTGTCATATTCTCCATGAATTCTCATGACAGTTCATAATAATACTGTAATAAATTAACAATTTTCATAATCAAAATATCAAAAAATTCAAAAGTGTTCCAGCCTGCATCTCCAGTAACAGCTTCGTCTTTCCTTTAAAAATTGATACAAGCCTTTAAAGAAATAACCATTCACAACCATTAAAAATAGGATGAAAAGTTGTTGGTTTATAGCTGCTATATCTTACGATTTGCTCTTTACGTTAATTGCTTAACCTAATGGAAAAAATCGGCCTTAGGTTACATGAAGCCGATTTTTCCTCATCGATATTTATTTTACAGAATCATACCATTCATTCACTTCTTTGGTGACATCTTCTCCACCACTTGAATACCAATTCTCTACAAATTCGTCAAATGCCTCGATTGGTTTTTTACCATAAATAATGTCTGTGTACGTTTCAATTTCAGATCTGTTTAGCATTTCCCATCTTCGTTCCATTGTTTTTGTTGGAGGACCAGTGAAATAATTAGGAATACCAACAGAATCTTGTTCTGTAGCTATTATAGTTGCTTGATTTTCTATCATCTTCAGTGGATTCTTTCCGTCTAAATCTACATTTATAAACGCATTTGAACCTAAAGCTGCCAAATCCTCATTGGAGAGTTCTTCTCCCTTAGCAGCTTTTATCATAGCATCTAACAGCTTGGATTTATAAACAGGTGGGCTTCCTGTTAGCATATACTTCTGCGATTGTATTGGATTTTCAATAGAAGTTGGCTTTCCATCTTTAAATGCATAATCGTAGCCATCCTGAAAGTCTTTAAACATGTAAGGATCTTCGCTCTCGTATATAGAATATAGCGTATTTCGATAATGGAAAAATGCTTGTAATTTTTCTTCGGAAATATCTTTATTGAAGAAAACCCCACCTAGAGTATCTTTACCAAGTACGTGAATATCGTTCCCGGTTTCTCCTGCTGGCAACGGATACGGCATATACCTTGCATCTGGCTTCGTCTGTAATAGCATGCCAATTGGATAATTGATTGTCCATTGTGGACCTGCAAGCATCCCAACGTTTCCAGTAGTAACTTCTTTTACAACCGTGTTAAAGTTGCTAAGTGCGATCTCATTGATATATCCTTTTGCTTTCCAATCTCTCAGTGTAACTAAGGCATCTTTAACTTCTGGTTGAACAGAACCGTAAACAAGCTTACCATCTTCCCCTGGATACCATATTTGCGGTATTGCTCCGAACCTACCAAAGAACCAGGAAGTTTCCGGCGGAACCTGCCCCATACCATACCATGGGTCACCAGCAAGTGCAAGTGGAGTCGTATCTTTCTTACCATTACCATCTGGATCCTGACTAGCAAATGCTTCCATCACAATTTCTAGTTCTTTCATATTTGTAGGAGCCTGTAGTCCCAGTTTGTCTAACCAATCTTGTCGAATCCATAAAACTGGTTGGCCACCTTTATTTTCAGATAGATTCGGAATTGCAAACTTTTTACCATCGGCCATGAACTGATACCAAGCCTCAGGAGATTCTGCTAGTGCTGCTTTATACGTATCTGAAGCATATTTATCAAACGCTTCGTCTACACTCATTACTAAACCGGATTCAATCAACATTGTACTCAATTGGTGGTCATTAACCCAAAAGAAATCCGGTAATTCTTGCTTACCTGCAACTGCAAGCTTCAATTTCTCAGAAAAGCTTCCATCAGCTAGCGATGCTTGCCATTGTGACTCAATATTAATACCAAGTTTTTCTTCAACCCAACGTGTGTGGGCATTATTTGTAAGAGACTCCCCTTCTCGATATCCAGTACCTGATATCTCAGCACTAATGGTTGTAAGAGTAATAGCTGGCTCAATTTTACCATTGACAATATTCAATGTAACTCCTTTATCCTCACTACTGTCACTCGTTCCAGGATCTTCACTTGTTGTAACATCCTTTTTACTGCATGCTCCTAAAATTCCGATAAGTAAAACAAGGGTAAAAACTAGAATTAAAAATCTCCATTTCATCTTCAAAGCTTATTCATCCCCCTATTAATTTATTCTTACATAATTATTATAAAAGCGCTTACATACTTTTTATATAACGGTTTCTTAACTTAATATAGCGATTTCTTAACTTAATATATTAGCCATATCTTAATTATTCTCTTTTACATCACCGATGACAATTCCTCTTATAAATCTTCTAATAACGCAGCATTGATAGTGCTGCAAATACCTAATAAAAACTCGGATCCAGGTTTACTAGATCCGAGTTTTCCGCATCAATATTTATTTTACAGAATCATACCATTCATTCACTTCTTTGGTGGCATCTTCTCCACCACTTGAATACCAATTCTCTACAAATTCGTCAAATGCCTCGATTGGTTTTTTACCATAAATAATGTCTGTGTACGTTTCAATTTCAGATCTGTTTAGCATTTCCCATCTTCGTTCCATTGTTTTTGTTGGAGGACCAGTGAAATAATTAGGAATACCAACAGAATCTTGTTCTGTAGCTATTATAGTTGCTTGATTTTCTATCATCTTCAGTGGATTCTTTCCGTCTAAATCTACATTTATAAACGCATTTGAGGCTAAAGCTGCCAAATCCACATTGGAGAGTTCTTCTCCCTTAGCAGCTTTTATCATAGCATCTAACAGCTTGGAGTTATATACAGGTGGGCTTCCTGTTAGCATATACTTCTGCGATTGTATTGGATTTTCAATAGAAGTTGGCTTTCCATCTTTAAATGCATAATCGTAGCCATCCTGAAAGTCTTTAAACATGTATGGATCTTCGCTCTCGTATATTGAATACAGCGTATTTTGATAATGGAAAAATGCTTGTAATTTTTCTTCGGAAATATCTTTATTGAAGAAAACCCCACCTAGAGTATCTTTACCAAGTACGTGAATATCGTTCCCGGTTTCGCCTGTTGGTAACGGATACGGCATATACCTTGCATCTGGGTTCGTCTGTAATAGCATGCCAATTGGATACTTGATTGTCCATTGTGGACCTGCAAGCATACCAACGTTTCCAGTAGTAACTTCTTTTACAACCGTGTTAAAGTTGCTAAGTGCGATCTCATTGATATATCCTTTTGCTTTCCAATCTCTCAGTGTAACTAAGGCATCTTTAATTTCTGGTTGAACAGAACCGTAAACAAGTTTACCATCTTCCCCTGGATACCATATTTGCGGTATTGCTCCGAACCTACCAAAGAACCAAGAAGTTTCAGGCGGAACTTGCCCCATACCATACCATGGATCACCAGCAAGTGCAAGTGGAGTCGTATCTTTCTTACCATTACCATCTAGATCCTGACTAGCAAATGCTTCCATCACAATTTCTAGTTCTTTCATATTTGTAGGAGCCTGTAGTCCCAGTTTGTCTAACCAATCTTGTCGAATCCATAAAACTGGTTGGCCACCTTTATTTTCAGATAGATTCGGAATTGCAAACTTTTTACCATCGGCCATGAACTGATACCAAGCCTCAGGAGATTCTGCTAGTGCTGCTTTATACGTATCTGAAGCATATTTATCAAACGCTTCGTCTACACTCATTACTAAACCGGATTCAATCAACATTGTACTCAATTGGTGGTCATTAACCCAAAAGAAATCCGGTAATTCTTGCTTACCTGCAACTGCAAGCTTCAATTTCTCAGAAAAGCTTCCATCAGCTAGCGATGCTTGCCATTGTGACTCAATATTAATACCAAGTTTTTCTTCAACCCAACGTGTGTGGGCATTATTTGTGAGAGACTCCCCTTCTCGATATCCAGTACCTGATATCTCTGCACTAATGGTTGTAAGAGTAATAGCTGGCTCAATTTTACCATCGACAATATTCAATGTAACTCCTTTATCCTCACTACTGTCACTCGTTCCAGGATCTTCACTTGTTGTAGCATCCTTTTTACTGCATGCTCCTAAAATTCCGATAAGTAGAACAAGGGTAAAAATCAGGATTAAAAATTTCCCTTTCATCTTCATAGCATATTAACCCCCTAATTTTTTTCATCTTCATTATAAAAAACGCTTACATGTATTTTATATAACGATTTTTTTAACCTAACATATCTATATCTTAATTATTCTTTTACACCACCGATGACAATTCCTCGTGTAAAAAACTTCTGCAACACCGGAAATAAAGCTAAGATCGGTAGTGCTGCAAATACGACTTGTGCTGAACTAATAGAACGGAAATTTAACTTTTGCAATTCTTCTGGATCGGAAGTTGAAAAATCTGGTAATGTAATTGCTGACTTAATAAATGTACTCAATGGCACATTGTCAGCTTTCATATAAATTTGCCCTGCGAAAAATTCATTCCATTCAAAAACGACCATGAATAACCCAACTGTCGCAACAACTGGCACAGATAAAGGTAAATAGATTTTATAAAATACTTGAAAGTGATTCGCTCCATCCAGAAAAGCAGATTCTTCTAATGATTTAGGTAACGTGCTAAAGAAATTCATGATCAGTATAATATAAAAAACATTTGTTAAGCCTGGCAAAACAATTGCCCAAATGGAATTGTATAAACCCATATTAGTAATTAATAGGTAGGTTGGGATTAAACCACCATTAAAAAGAAGGGCGAATATGAAAAAGATGATAAAAAACTTATGCCCCGCAATTCCATCTCGACCTCCTCCTTTTGACAATACATAACCTGCCATACAGGTCACAAATAGACCAATGCTTACTCCTAGACATACTCTCTTTATACTAACCCAAAACGACTTTAATAACTGAGGATCCTCAAATGCTCTTTGATATGCAGCAGTTGTAAATTCGACCGGCCAAAAATATACTTGATTTGACAGAACAGCTGGACTAGAACTGAAGGAGAGTGCAACAACATGCAATAATGGAAGAACACAAATAGCTCCTAAAAACAGCATAAGTACAATGTTGAAGTAGTCAAATAGTCCATATGACCTTAACTTTGTTTTCATAGAAATCCTCCTTATCTTGCTTTACGTCCTGATAGTTTAGTAAAGACTGTAAAAGCTGTGATAATCATAATTGTACCTACAATGGATTTAAAGAACCCAACTGCGGCAGCAAATCCATAATTTAAATCAATTAAACCAACGCGATACACAAATGTATCAATTATATCACCTTTTTCATACACTAATGGACTGTAAAGGTTGAAAATTTGATCAAAGTCTCCACTCATCATAAAAGCAAGGTTAATCGTGGTCACAAGCATGATGACAGGAATCAATTCAGGTATAGTAACATACCACATTTTCTTCCATCTTCCAGCACCATCCATTTCAGCAGCTTCATAAAGCGCTGGATTAATTCCAGCCATCGATGCCAGATAAAGAATGGAGCCGTAACCAAACCCCTTCCAAACATCGGTCGCTACAACAGTTGCGACGAACCAACTATTTTCTCCCAAAAAGAAGATAGATTCAAAGCCAAGACGCTCGATAAATTGATTGACAATACCCGTTCCTGGGGTAAGCATTTCTTTAAATATCCCTCCAAGTACAACCCACGACAAAAAGTGCGGAAGAAAAACCATGGTTTGAACTGGGTAGCGAATCCATTTCACTCTTAGTTCATTGATGAGAAGAGCAAAGCTAATCGTTACCAGTGTACTAAAGAAGAGCTTCATGAAGGCAAATCGCAATGTATTCCATATGACTTCTCGGCTTTGGGGATACTCAAAAAGATACTTAAAGTTTTCAAGCCCAATCCATTCGGACCCTCTAATTCCTAAATATGGCTTGTAATCTTGAAATGCCATGACAAGCCCGAACATTGGTCCATAGCTAAAAGTACCAATTATTATGACAGCAGGAAGAAGCATTAAATATAAATGCCAACTATCTTTTCTTCGTTTCACTTTCATTTTCTTTTGAAAAATACCAGTTTCCTGTTTGTTTTTTCCTAAACTAGTTTCCATCATAAGCCTCCTTTAATATGTTATAAATTATTATATTCTTATTATATTACCTTGGCTTCTAACTTCGATATAATGCAATCTTAAGGTGTGATAGCGCTTTCTTAACTTTTGTTTATTTATCTATCTTGTAAAACACATTCTCAAAATTCTTTAATCATGAAAAAAAACCGTCAAATACACAGACAGTTTTTTTTAATCATCTATTAATATCTTAATTGGCTCTACTTAATTATTGATTTAACTAGCTTTTTCACAGGTTTTTCAAAAAATTATTAGGAGTTACTTTATAAAATTTTTTAAAGACTTTACTAAAATAAGCATAGTTCCTATAGCCCAATAATTCAGCAATCTCATTAAATTTATAAAAATTACTTTCCATCATTTGAATACCATATTCTAATTTTACTTTATGAATATAATCCGTTATGGTCTTTCCTGTTTCCATTTTAAACTTTTTAGAAAGGTAACTACGATTCACGTTTATGGCATTTGAAACATCTTTTGAATAAAGAAATTGAAATTTGTTGTTATGGATATATTCTATTGCCTTTTTAACCATGGAAGAATACTGTCTCATGGAATAATGTTTCATTGCCATGACCAATTCCTTAACGAATTGAAAGTAGTAACGCTCTAATTCGCCTGAGCTGGTACATTGAGCAATCCTTGTGTAGTATTTTCTTTTGGTAATCTCCGCTACATCCTTTGGCATCCCCTGTTTAATTGCTGTTTCAATAAAAGAAGTTAGGATTGAAGCTATATACAACTTTTGAATATCAACTTCTTCCTCAAAAATGACTTTTAGATCTTTTACTAGCTCAGCCTCGTTCCTAACCTGATGGAACATTTCTAAATCGCCGGTAACAATGGCATTTTCTAATAACTGTCTGAGTCTTGTGCTTTTTTCAGAATAATTAGTTTCATATTCTGATTGTATCGAAAGCTCCTTGTTCATTGAACGGTATTCCTTATTCATACAGATCCCTGCCCATAATGTTCATATTATAAAAATTTTAACATATCCGTGGAACATAAGTAACAATCGTGACGAAAAAACAACAATCGTATAAACTTCTATTTTAATTCTTGATTATTATTTTTTTAGAGTAATAAATTTTCACTAATAAGGGGGATATACCATGATTTACAAAGATGCTAGTAAAACTGTGTCCGAAAGGGTTGAAGATCTCCTTCAACGGATGACGCTGAAAGAAAAAGTTGGTCAGTTATTTGGAATGGTGAATTACGGGCAAGTGGTTCCTGTCCAGAATGCAAAGGAACATTTTTCACATGGTGCCGGCACATTAAGCTTTTTGAATAGCTCTCAAACAGGAAACACGAAAAAAGATATGGAAACCTTAAAGGAACTCCAACGATTTTTTGTTGAAGAGACTCGATTAGGGATACCGGTTCTTATTCATAACGAAGGTATTGCCGGTGCTCAAATACCAGGTGCAACCACATTCCCACAATCTCTAAATGTCGCTTCCACATGGGAACCTGAGTTGGCAATGAAAATGGGAGCAGTTGTAAGAAAGCAATTGATGGCATTTGGAATTAGAGCGGTACACTCCCCTCTTTTTGATTTAGGACGCGACCCAAGATGGGGAAGAATCGGAGAAACGTACGGAGAAGACCCTTATCTTGTTGCTCAAATGGGAACATCCTTTGTGAAGGGTGTTCAGGGAGATCATCAAGTGATGGCGACTGCGAAACATTTTGTCGGGTATGGCAATACCGAAGGGGGCCGTAACGGAGGAGAACAGCAAATAGCTGAACGAAAATTACTTGATACATATTGCTTCCCTTTTGAAGCGGCAATACATGAGGGGCAAGTGAATGGAGTAATGAACAGCTATGGTATTTTGAATGAACAAGCTGTCTCTACATCAAAGTGGCTACTTACCGATCTCTTACGTGAAAAACTTGGCTTTAGAGGACTTGTGGTAGCTGATTATGGCAGTGTAAGTCACGCAAATGCCCGGTACCGTGTCGCAAAGACCCAGAAAGAAACGGCAATCATGGCACTCAAGGCTGGAATGGATGTGGAACAACCGAGTAACACCTGTTATCGTTTTTTAGAAGAAGCCGTCGAGTCAGGAGAACTGGAAATAGACTACATCGATCGATCCGTAAGAAGAGTGCTTGAGACAAAGTTTAGATTAGGTTTATTTGAAAGCCCTTATAGTGAAGGGGATTTTTATAAAGAAATTAGTTATCCTGGATATCAAGAGCTTTCTCAAGAGATTGCTGAGAAATCAATTGTCCTGGTTAAGAATGAAGAAAACATTCTTCCTTTAATACAGAAACTAAAAATAGCAGTGATTGGTCCTTCTTCTGATAACAAAATAAACTTCTTTGGAGGATATTCATCTGTAGCTACAGCGGAAACAACCACTAGTGATTTCGATCGATCCGAGGATGAGAATTTTATAAAAATAGCCTATGATGTCGTAATTAGCGAGCATAAGGAGATGCTGAAATCTAGGGGTATCGAATTTGATATAAAGCCTTCGTCTGAACAAAAAGCACAAATTATAGAAATGCTTAAGAAAAATAGATCAAAATCGAATAAAGACTATCAATCTATGGAGGAATTCCTTGAACGATTTTATCCGAATTGTAGTACTGTTAAGGAACTATTGGAACGAGAATTCGGAGAAGAAAATGTGTTTCATGCGAAAGGTTGTCATATAACTCAACCAATCGAAGGAGGCATTAAAGAAGTAAAACATGCCGTTGAACAAGCGGACATTGTTATTGCTGTTCTAGGCGGAAGAGAAAGTATGAGAGCATCAGACGCTACCTCTGGAGAAAATAAAGATAATATCAACATTTATCTTGAGAAACCACAAATGGAAATGATGGAAGAAGTGTTCAAACTCAACAAACCAGTGATTTCTGTTATCGTGGACGGCAGACCTTTAGCAACACCTTTCATCAGTGAACATAGTAAAACGGTGCTATATGCATGGTTGCCAGCACAAACTGGTGCGCATGCCATTGTCAACATTTTAACCGGAAAAAGAAACCCGAGTGGAAAATTACCAGTTACAGTTGTTAAAGATACAGGGCAGATTCCTATATATAATAGTCGGTTACCATTTTACGTGGATCTAAATGAATGGGCAGAATATATTGATAATGACAAGAACACACCATTATATCCTTTTGGATATGGCCTAAGTTATACAACCTTCGAGTATAGCAATCTAAAGCTAAACAAAGAGGTGTCAACAACCGGAGAATTAATAGTGACCTTCACAATCAAAAATATTGGTTCATGTCCAGGTGATGAGATTGCTCAACTCTATATAAGAGACTGCTTTAGTAGTATCGCACGACCTACTAAACAATTAGT
Encoded here:
- a CDS encoding sensor histidine kinase, with protein sequence MLKHYRTFYTVLLLILLSTTIVIIMYTNIINTSLKTVQNDIQENNLNRLRQLVNHVDYSVDQLSILAISMEVKSTIKLLSSIDILDNYEQVKLRLEVENMIDMHRFSQGWNNQISVYSHLIDKWIGTNDMKPPPERQNSPLMWTYNSTNERFETFRQNDTFTIRITFPKNNLQQIVNDAKIENNNPFFLNIANSVIMYEGSDKEILQEVMLTLSHSLKNRDEGTEIITIDGTQYMVNFIRSKSLDWYLVDYLPLDVVLQPITQTKKIFYVTCMILFIGSIITLIYLYRKVQLPIIIMLKGVRSIRSGDYSYRINNKSNNEFDILYKNFNEMVEEIENLVERVYKEKVISREAMIKKLQAQINPHFLYNCLFFINNMNRLGNDDAVEAMTHNLASYFRYSTRLDTPMTALEKEIDVVKNYLNIQQLRMERLKFEINIPDSMRSLLIPKLLIQPLVENSVIHGIEKKHGAGFIRITGIKEDKLYRIIVEDNGNGMSKEEIQKLYERINVPLDDKIGCALWNINQRMAIHYENPAGIEITNSTLGGLCITLFWPNHNLEGGLPYVPITDC
- a CDS encoding extracellular solute-binding protein, yielding MKMKGKFLILIFTLVLLIGILGACSKKDATTSEDPGTSDSSEDKGVTLNIVDGKIEPAITLTTISAEISGTGYREGESLTNNAHTRWVEEKLGINIESQWQASLADGSFSEKLKLAVAGKQELPDFFWVNDHQLSTMLIESGLVMSVDEAFDKYASDTYKAALAESPEAWYQFMADGKKFAIPNLSENKGGQPVLWIRQDWLDKLGLQAPTNMKELEIVMEAFASQDLDGNGKKDTTPLALAGDPWYGMGQVPPETSWFFGRFGAIPQIWYPGEDGKLVYGSVQPEIKDALVTLRDWKAKGYINEIALSNFNTVVKEVTTGNVGMLAGPQWTIKYPIGMLLQTNPDARYMPYPLPTGETGNDIHVLGKDTLGGVFFNKDISEEKLQAFFHYQNTLYSIYESEDPYMFKDFQDGYDYAFKDGKPTSIENPIQSQKYMLTGSPPVYNSKLLDAMIKAAKGEELSNVDLAALASNAFINVDLDGKNPLKMIENQATIIATEQDSVGIPNYFTGPPTKTMERRWEMLNRSEIETYTDIIYGKKPIEAFDEFVENWYSSGGEDATKEVNEWYDSVK
- a CDS encoding helix-turn-helix domain-containing protein produces the protein MNKEYRSMNKELSIQSEYETNYSEKSTRLRQLLENAIVTGDLEMFHQVRNEAELVKDLKVIFEEEVDIQKLYIASILTSFIETAIKQGMPKDVAEITKRKYYTRIAQCTSSGELERYYFQFVKELVMAMKHYSMRQYSSMVKKAIEYIHNNKFQFLYSKDVSNAINVNRSYLSKKFKMETGKTITDYIHKVKLEYGIQMMESNFYKFNEIAELLGYRNYAYFSKVFKKFYKVTPNNFLKNL
- a CDS encoding extracellular solute-binding protein, whose protein sequence is MKWRFLILVFTLVLLIGILGACSKKDVTTSEDPGTSDSSEDKGVTLNIVNGKIEPAITLTTISAEISGTGYREGESLTNNAHTRWVEEKLGINIESQWQASLADGSFSEKLKLAVAGKQELPDFFWVNDHQLSTMLIESGLVMSVDEAFDKYASDTYKAALAESPEAWYQFMADGKKFAIPNLSENKGGQPVLWIRQDWLDKLGLQAPTNMKELEIVMEAFASQDPDGNGKKDTTPLALAGDPWYGMGQVPPETSWFFGRFGAIPQIWYPGEDGKLVYGSVQPEVKDALVTLRDWKAKGYINEIALSNFNTVVKEVTTGNVGMLAGPQWTINYPIGMLLQTKPDARYMPYPLPAGETGNDIHVLGKDTLGGVFFNKDISEEKLQAFFHYRNTLYSIYESEDPYMFKDFQDGYDYAFKDGKPTSIENPIQSQKYMLTGSPPVYKSKLLDAMIKAAKGEELSNEDLAALGSNAFINVDLDGKNPLKMIENQATIIATEQDSVGIPNYFTGPPTKTMERRWEMLNRSEIETYTDIIYGKKPIEAFDEFVENWYSSGGEDVTKEVNEWYDSVK
- a CDS encoding ABC transporter permease — its product is METSLGKNKQETGIFQKKMKVKRRKDSWHLYLMLLPAVIIIGTFSYGPMFGLVMAFQDYKPYLGIRGSEWIGLENFKYLFEYPQSREVIWNTLRFAFMKLFFSTLVTISFALLINELRVKWIRYPVQTMVFLPHFLSWVVLGGIFKEMLTPGTGIVNQFIERLGFESIFFLGENSWFVATVVATDVWKGFGYGSILYLASMAGINPALYEAAEMDGAGRWKKMWYVTIPELIPVIMLVTTINLAFMMSGDFDQIFNLYSPLVYEKGDIIDTFVYRVGLIDLNYGFAAAVGFFKSIVGTIMIITAFTVFTKLSGRKAR
- a CDS encoding response regulator transcription factor; protein product: MCQLLIVDDETSVVDSLALTIPWKEYGIKEVHKAYSAHEALKISDKQVIDIMITDIQMPEMNGFELNEKIKTFSPNIKTIILSGYDDFQYAQKAIRQQTVDYLLKPVDIKLLIKTVLDIIRKIETEIKETISYQRIKHTLDENMPILKNQLLNDLLKNDVVDLNHLEKKLAVFNSFKLDDLFAMIVIRLDDGFEGYDLKSMSLIEFAVNNISEEIFQERFELWNSITDQGYLVFLIQSDHREDFKLVNSYAEKLQNYIQTFLRGSITICLSNIGIFPYDLRKIYQTSIETIKHNVGENKSDFIIVKDMPKQSKNANTINLHEAPTITSLLAEGNWDGAIARISHVLTMNEQKSEPTHDYLFRVLLYLSFSFSTLCKEGDKTIEDQLGEEFDLLIGKRSLITKQRVFNWAEKWINNIRSQKSNIIDDSQERMIAVVRAYIQENLSEDMSLQTIAEKVNLHPVYLSKVYKNVTSETIGDYIYQLRMKRADFLLRNTKLKIADVGNELGFFSQSHFIKVFKKHYGCTPQKYRDQIK
- a CDS encoding carbohydrate ABC transporter permease; its protein translation is MKTKLRSYGLFDYFNIVLMLFLGAICVLPLLHVVALSFSSSPAVLSNQVYFWPVEFTTAAYQRAFEDPQLLKSFWVSIKRVCLGVSIGLFVTCMAGYVLSKGGGRDGIAGHKFFIIFFIFALLFNGGLIPTYLLITNMGLYNSIWAIVLPGLTNVFYIILIMNFFSTLPKSLEESAFLDGANHFQVFYKIYLPLSVPVVATVGLFMVVFEWNEFFAGQIYMKADNVPLSTFIKSAITLPDFSTSDPEELQKLNFRSISSAQVVFAALPILALFPVLQKFFTRGIVIGGVKE